TCCAGGTCGGAGTCGACCAGCGACTCCAGCCGGAGCTTGTCCAACGCGTCGGAGGCGTTGGAGATCAACTCGCGCAGGAAGACGTCCTTGTGCGAGTAGATGGAGTGCACCATCAGGTGCAGCAGCTGGCGTGTCTCCGCCTGGAACTCCAGCGTCTCGGTCCGAGTGCTCACACCAACCTCCTCGTACGGGCGTGCCAGATCCGCGCAACAGAATAGAGGTGCCGTGGCGGCCCGGTCACGCCCGGTCGTCGTCCCGGCGAACCAGCAGGCAGGCTTGCGGGGTGCGTTCCGTCGCGCCGTCGAACTCCTGCGGGGCGCGACACATCCGGGCCCGCTCCGACAGCCCGGCGGCGTGCAGCAGGGCGGCCACCTGGTCCGGTTGGCGGCGACGGAAGGCCAGGGATACCGGGTCACCCCACGCCTCGGTGTAGCGGACCGTCTCGTCGCCGACCTGGAAGGCGACGAGCGCGTGCCCGCCGGGGGCGAGCACCCGGTGGAACCCGGCGAAGACCCGGGGCAGCCACTCGTCGGGCACGTGGATGACGCTGTACCAGGCGACCAGGCCGGCCAGGACGCCGTCGGCCACCGGCAGGTCCAGCATGGACCCCTCGACGAAACGCAGGTCGGGGTGGGCCAGCCGGCCCTGGGCCAGCATCCCCGGGGAGAGGTCGAGCCCGGTGACGCTCAGGTCGAGAGCGCGCAGGTGGCCGGTGATCCGGCCCGGGCCGCAGCCGACGTCGAGCACCGGTCCGCCCCCGCCGGCCAGGACGGTCTCGGCGAACGCGGCGAGCACGGCCCGGTCGACCGGGCGGGCGGCGAGTTCGGTCCGGAACCGGGTGGCGTACCCGGCGGCCATCGTGTCGTACGAGGCGCGGGTCTCGGCGAGGAAGTCGGCGTCGGTCACGGCCGCGGACCCTACCGGCCGGGCGGCGTCACCGGGGGCTGCGCCACACCGACCGACCCCGCTCCCGACGTCGGCCCCGGGGCACACCCGCGACCTCGACTCGGGGCGGCACACCCGCGACACGGCCGGGGGTCAGTGGGTGGTCGTCGGGCGGGTGACGTCGTGCACGTGGTGCTCCACGTCGTGCAGGAAGTAGACGGCGAAGCGACCGACGGTGAACACCGAACCGTTGCTGCGCCGGCCCGGCCTGGCCCACTGCGCGGGCGTGACGGCGTCGAACGCGGCGGCGGTCGCCTCGGCCTGGTCGGCGAGTTCCCCGGCCACCCGCGCCGGATCCTGGTGCAGGTAGTCGTCCTCGACGGCGGTGGCGTCCTGGTCCCAGTTGGGGAAGACCGGGTCGTCCTCGTCGAGCATCAGCGCCAGCCGGCCCCGGAAGATCCGGCAGGTGTCCCGCACGTGGCAGGCGTACTCCGTCGGCGACCAGACGGTCGGCGCGGGCCGCCGGGTCGCGTCGGGCCGGGACAGCACCGCCCGCCAGACCGGGACGGTGGCGCGCAGCCGGTCCCCGGTGGTGTCGGCCCGCTGCGGTACGAAGCCGCACTCGGCGCACCCGTCGTCGATAACGAAGGTCCAGTCCCGGTCCTCCGGGATGATCGCCGTCAGGTCGTCCATGCGGTGATCATGCCAGGTCGTCACGGACCGACGGGTCGGGCACGACCGGACGGTAGGGTGGACGCCGACGGACGGGCGGGGCGGGGAGGTCGTGGTGGCGCGGGACGCGGAGCGCAGGCCCATCGCCGTCAACAAGAAGGCCCGCCACGACTACACCGTCCTCAAGACCTACGAGGCGGGCCTGGTGCTGGCCGGCACCGAGGTGAAGTCGCTGCGGGAGGGGCGGGTGTCGCTGGTCGACGCGTTCGCCCAGGAACGCGACGGCGAGCTGATGCTGTACGGCCTGCACATCGCCGAGTACGGCTACGGCACCTGGACCAACCACCAGCCCCGGCGGACCCGCAAGCTGCTGCTGCACCGGGTGGAGATCGCCCGGATCCTGGAGAAGCTGCGCGACCCGGGGGTGACCCTGGTGCCGCTGTCGATGTACTTCAGCAACGGCTGGGCCAAGGTGGAGATCGGGCTGGCCCGGGGCCGCCGGTCATACGACAAGCGCCAGGTACTCGCCGAACGCGACGCGAACCGGGAGATCGCCCGGGAGTTGGGCCGCCGGCTCAAGGGCCGCCGCCCGGCCCACTGAGGCATGCGCTGGACGCGTACTGGCGGCGGCCGGCCGGGCGGCGCGCAATCTCCGCAAGCCATTTTTTCGGTACGCCGAAACGGCTGACCGCCCTGCGCCGGGCGCGTGGGTCGCCGCACGCGCTTTCCCGCACCAGGATCACCGACTTCAATTTCTAGCTGGTCATGCACGCTTTCTTGCGATCACCGCAAAGGCAGTTGGCCGCGATCTGCCATATAGGACGAATTCATTTATAGGACATAAAGTATAATATGGGACCACGAATCGGACAGCTGACAGTCTGTCACGTCGATGCGCTTCACCATGGTGGAGCGGCGCAAACAGGAGTTCGCCGCTTCCAACCATTCGGGGAGAAGTCATGCAAAGGCTCAAGCGAGCAACGATCACCGTCGGCGTGCTCATGGCGGCGACCGCGATCGTGCCCGTCATCTCGGCAGGTCCCGCCTCGGCCCATGCCGCTTGCGGAGTCTCGGCCGGCGACAAGGACAGCAGCACCTGGCGGGCCACCGGTGGCGGTGCCAACATGCGGTCCGGGTCCAGCACGTCGTGCAGCATCAAGGGCACGGCGGGTAGCGGACAGCGGTTGGACTACCACTGCTTCACTGTCGCGAACGACGGCTACACCTGGACCTTCCTCCGCAACGACAGCACGGGCAAGACCGGGTGGGTCCGGGACGACCTGCTGTCCGACGGCGGCAGCCTCGTCTGGTGCGGGTTCTAGTGCGGCAGCAGCCTCGCTGGACAAGGCATGTGTTCGGTCGAGGCGGCCCGGTGGCGACAAGCCGGTGTGCCTGGTGACCGCACAGTCTCCGCACATCGCATGATGGGCAGGTGACTGGGTCCGGCTCCCTGCCGCGTCATTCGTCAATGCGACGACAGGCCGAGTCGGCATCGATCGACGATGGCCCCCCGAGACAATCTCGGGGGGCCATTCCGCATCTCTTTGAAGGATCGCTGCCGCAGCCGATGGCATGCGTTCATTGAACCGGGCTCCACCGACGAAGAATGTCGTTGATCCGTCGTCTCCACAATTCTGGCAGGTGCAGGGAAAGCTCGGTGGAAAACCTCGCGACCACTGCGGTCAAAGAATCTCGGCGTCGATAGGCGTGCAGGGGAAGGTGAACTCCGACGTTTTGTGAGCTGGCGGGAATTGCTTCGATGCGCGCCGCCGCGGCCCGTGAATGTCGCACACGTGCTGTCGATTGATTGCGGACAGGTTGCCACGTCCCGAATGATTCACGTCGGGCTGCCGTCCGCCCCGGCGGTGTCGGCGGTGCCCGGTGAGCTGGCCAGCACCACCGCCGCGGCCACGGTGGCCAAGGTGGCCGCGACCGCCCAGGGCAGCCAGCCGGCGCGTACCCCGTCGCCGAGCAGCAGCACCCCGGCTAGCGACGGCACGACGATCTCGACCGCCCAGAGCACGGCGGTGACCGGCCCGACCTGCCCGTGCCGCAGCGCGTGCGCGTAGAGGATCGTCCCGGCCACCCCGGAGACGACCAGTCCCCAGCTGACCGGCTCCCGCAGCAGGTCCCACAGCGCCGTGCCGGGCTGGCCCAGCGGGTCGGTCGGCGGGGTGAACGCCCGCGCGCAGAGCGCGGTGATCCCCCAGGACACTCCGGCCAGGGTGGCGGCGACGATCGGCCGGGCCACCCGCAGGGCAGCGACCCCGGCGGCGGCGGTCAGCACCGCCGCGACGGCCAGGCCGTACCGCAGCGCCGTCGACGCGGCGACCGGCGGTTCGGGGCCGGCGGCCAGCGAGATCACGGTGAGGGCGGCGACGGTGAGCAGGATCGCCCCGGTGTCCCGGCGGCGCAGCCGCGCGCCGAGCACGATCCGGGCGATGACCACGGTGACGGCGAGGGAGCCGGCGGTCACCGACTGGACCGCGTACACGGGCAGCTTCTGGAGGGCGACCAGGGAGGCGAGCCAGGCCAGCGCGTCGCAGCCCAGCCCGGCGAGGTAGAGCGGGTGGCCGAGTGCCCGCAGGGTGCTGGCACCGCGCCGGGCCCCGACGGCCTGCAGGACCGAGCCGACACCGTAGCCGAGCGCCGCGCCGAGCGCGAAGGTCAGCGCGAGCCCGGACGTCACCGCCCCCTCCCGGCCCGGTCGGGCCCGGCCGCTACCGCCGATCCGCTCATCGACACCGCCTCCGGCTCGCGGGCCGGCCGGTCCCCCGGCCGAAGCTCCCGTCGGATTCTCCCCGCCCGACGTGCGGTCCGCAGCGCGTCGACCGTCGGCCCGCCGCGCCAGTTATACAAGAAGTCTTGTACTTCAAGTGTTGTTCTTCTACCGTGACGGCATGACCGAAGAGCCCACCCTGCACCTGACCGACCCCCGGGCGATGCGTGCGCTGGCCCACCCGACCCGGTTACGGCTGCTCGGCGAGCTGCGCGTGCGGGGCCCGCAGAGCGTCGGCATGCTCAGCGACGCCATCGATGAGGCGGTCGGCACGGTCAGCTACCACCTGGGCAAGCTGGCCGAGCACGGCTTCGTCGAGGAGGCCCCCGAGCACGCCCGGGACCGCCGCGAACGCTGGTGGCGCGCCACCCACGCCCGGACGTCCTGGGAGCCGGTCGAGCTGCTCGGCGACCCCGAGCGGCGGGCCGCCTCCGACCTGCTGCGCCGCGCGGTCCTCGACCGGTACACGGAACGGCTCGGCCACTACCTCGACGTCGAGGCGACCCTCGACCCGCAGTGGGTGCGCGGCACCGCCAGCAGCGACTCCTGGCTGCACCTGACCAGCGACGAACTGATCGAGCTGCGGGCCGACCTGGAGGCGCTGGCCGCCCGCTGGCAGGCCCGCAGCGACCCCGCCCGGCCGGGGGCCGCAACGGTGACGTTGATGTACCACGCCTTCCGGGACCAACGGTGACGAAAACCCGCCACCGCGCCCCGCTGGTCGGGCTGCTGGTCGGTCACGCCGTCTCGCTCACCGGCAACATGCTCACCCTGATCGCGCTGCCGCTCTACGTGCTCGCCGAGACCGGCTCACCCGCCGCCACCGGCCTGACCGGCGCGGTCGCCGCCGTACCGATGGTGCTCGGCGGCGCGCTCGGCGGGGTGCTGGTGGACCGGATCGGCTACCGCCGGGCCAGCGTCCTGGCCGATGTGGTCTCCGGGCTGACGGTCGCCGCGGTGCCGCTGCTCGACGTCACCGTCGGCCTGCCGTTCTGGGCACTGCTCGGGCTGGTCTTCGCCAGCGGCCTGCTCGACACCCCCGGACAGACCGCCCGCAACGCCCTGCTGCCGGAGGCGGCCACCGCCGCCGGCGTGCCTCTCGAACGGGCCGTCGGCTGGTACGAGGCGAGCGAGCGCGGTGCCCGGCTGATCGGCGCACCGGTGGCCGGGCTGCTCGTCGCCACCCTCGGCGCCCTCCCGGTGCTGGCCCTGGACGCCGCGACCTTCGCGGTCTCCGCGCTGGTCGTGACGGTGCTGGTGCCCCGCTCGCTGCGCCCGGCCCCGCCGACCGACCCGGCCGGCGGGGGCTACTGGCGGGACTTCGCCGCCGGGGTGCGCTTCCTGACCCGGGAGCCGCTGTTGCGGGCGGTGGTGCTGCTGGTGCTGGTGACCAACTTCTTGGACGCGACCAAGAGCAACGTGCTGCTGCCGGTGGTGGCCGACCGGGAACTCGGCGGAGCCACGGCGTTCGGCCTGCTGGTCGGCGCGATGGGTGGCGGCGCGCTGGCCGGCTCGCTGCTGTTCAGCGCGGTCGGCCACCGGCTGCCCCGCCGGGCCACCCTCGTCACCGCGTTCGCCCTGGCCGGTGCGCCACCCTTCTGGGCGCTGGCCGCCGCGCCGCCGCTGCCCTGGATCGTCGCGGTCTTCGCCACGTCCGGATTCGCCGCCGGTGCGATCAACCCGCTGCTCGGCGCGGTGGAGCTGGAACGGGTGCCGGCGCATTTGCGGGCCCGGGTGTTCGGGGTGATCGGGGCGGGCTGCTGGGCCGGCATCCCGCTGGGCGCGCTCGCCGCCGGGGTGGCCGCCGACCGCTTCGGCACCACACCTGTCCTGCTCACCGTGGGCTGCTGCTACCTCCTGGTGGTCCTCACCCCACTGCTGGGCGGCCCCTGGCGCACGATGAACCGCCCGATCACCCCCACCCGCCCGGCCCCCACCCCCACACCCGTCACCTGAGCCGAACCCCGCCCCCCGTTCCCGCCCCCCGTTCCCGTTCCCGGTTCCCGCCCCCGGTTCCCGTTCCCGGTTCCCGCCCCCGGTTCCCGTTCCCGGTTCCCGCCCCCGGTTCCCGTTCTCGGTGATCAAGAGGTTTGCGTCAACCTGAAGATCGAAGTTGACGCAAACCTCTTGATCAGCTGACGCAAACTTCTTGATCACCGGGGCGAGCGGGGCGGGGCGGGGCGGGGCGGGGCGGTGCGAGCGCGGCGGGGCGGGGCGGGGCGGGCGGGGCGGTGCGAGCGCGGCGGGGCGGGGCGGGCGGGGCGGGAAGTGGAGTCGAGTCGAGTGGGCACGACGCGTCTACCGGCGGGCGTGCCGGTCGTGGCACGGGTCGGGATCGCCCCGGGGGCGGGCGCGACGCGGGTCGGGCTG
Above is a window of Micromonospora rifamycinica DNA encoding:
- a CDS encoding DinB family protein; its protein translation is MDDLTAIIPEDRDWTFVIDDGCAECGFVPQRADTTGDRLRATVPVWRAVLSRPDATRRPAPTVWSPTEYACHVRDTCRIFRGRLALMLDEDDPVFPNWDQDATAVEDDYLHQDPARVAGELADQAEATAAAFDAVTPAQWARPGRRSNGSVFTVGRFAVYFLHDVEHHVHDVTRPTTTH
- a CDS encoding SH3 domain-containing protein, producing the protein MQRLKRATITVGVLMAATAIVPVISAGPASAHAACGVSAGDKDSSTWRATGGGANMRSGSSTSCSIKGTAGSGQRLDYHCFTVANDGYTWTFLRNDSTGKTGWVRDDLLSDGGSLVWCGF
- the smpB gene encoding SsrA-binding protein SmpB; this encodes MARDAERRPIAVNKKARHDYTVLKTYEAGLVLAGTEVKSLREGRVSLVDAFAQERDGELMLYGLHIAEYGYGTWTNHQPRRTRKLLLHRVEIARILEKLRDPGVTLVPLSMYFSNGWAKVEIGLARGRRSYDKRQVLAERDANREIARELGRRLKGRRPAH
- a CDS encoding DMT family protein, encoding MTSGLALTFALGAALGYGVGSVLQAVGARRGASTLRALGHPLYLAGLGCDALAWLASLVALQKLPVYAVQSVTAGSLAVTVVIARIVLGARLRRRDTGAILLTVAALTVISLAAGPEPPVAASTALRYGLAVAAVLTAAAGVAALRVARPIVAATLAGVSWGITALCARAFTPPTDPLGQPGTALWDLLREPVSWGLVVSGVAGTILYAHALRHGQVGPVTAVLWAVEIVVPSLAGVLLLGDGVRAGWLPWAVAATLATVAAAVVLASSPGTADTAGADGSPT
- a CDS encoding ArsR/SmtB family transcription factor; amino-acid sequence: MTEEPTLHLTDPRAMRALAHPTRLRLLGELRVRGPQSVGMLSDAIDEAVGTVSYHLGKLAEHGFVEEAPEHARDRRERWWRATHARTSWEPVELLGDPERRAASDLLRRAVLDRYTERLGHYLDVEATLDPQWVRGTASSDSWLHLTSDELIELRADLEALAARWQARSDPARPGAATVTLMYHAFRDQR
- a CDS encoding MFS transporter, with amino-acid sequence MTKTRHRAPLVGLLVGHAVSLTGNMLTLIALPLYVLAETGSPAATGLTGAVAAVPMVLGGALGGVLVDRIGYRRASVLADVVSGLTVAAVPLLDVTVGLPFWALLGLVFASGLLDTPGQTARNALLPEAATAAGVPLERAVGWYEASERGARLIGAPVAGLLVATLGALPVLALDAATFAVSALVVTVLVPRSLRPAPPTDPAGGGYWRDFAAGVRFLTREPLLRAVVLLVLVTNFLDATKSNVLLPVVADRELGGATAFGLLVGAMGGGALAGSLLFSAVGHRLPRRATLVTAFALAGAPPFWALAAAPPLPWIVAVFATSGFAAGAINPLLGAVELERVPAHLRARVFGVIGAGCWAGIPLGALAAGVAADRFGTTPVLLTVGCCYLLVVLTPLLGGPWRTMNRPITPTRPAPTPTPVT
- a CDS encoding class I SAM-dependent DNA methyltransferase produces the protein MTDADFLAETRASYDTMAAGYATRFRTELAARPVDRAVLAAFAETVLAGGGGPVLDVGCGPGRITGHLRALDLSVTGLDLSPGMLAQGRLAHPDLRFVEGSMLDLPVADGVLAGLVAWYSVIHVPDEWLPRVFAGFHRVLAPGGHALVAFQVGDETVRYTEAWGDPVSLAFRRRQPDQVAALLHAAGLSERARMCRAPQEFDGATERTPQACLLVRRDDDRA